A region of Siniperca chuatsi isolate FFG_IHB_CAS linkage group LG23, ASM2008510v1, whole genome shotgun sequence DNA encodes the following proteins:
- the atp5f1c gene encoding ATP synthase subunit gamma, mitochondrial isoform X2 — MFARTSALVFAPQCGQVRNMATLKDITLRLKSIKNIQKITKSMKMVAAAKYARAERQLKPARVYGTGAVALYEKADIKVPEEKATKHLLVGVTSDRGLCGAIHSGVAKVIKSEIATLTSAGKEVMVINVGDKLRGLLHRTHGKHIILNCKDIGRKPPSFGDASVVATELLNSGYEFDQGSVIFNRFRSVISYKTDHKPLFSTDTIANAESMGIYDDIDADVLRNYQEFALVNIIYLAMKESSTSEQSARMTAMDNASKNASDIIEKLTLTFNRTRQAVITKELIEIISGAAAL; from the exons ATGTTCGCCAGGACCAGCGCGTTGGTGTTCGCCCCACAATG TGGGCAGGTCAGGAACATGGCTACCCTGAAGGACA TCACCCTTCGGTTGAAGTCCATCAAGAACATCCAGAAAATCACCAAGTCCATGAAAATGGTGGCCGCTGCCAAGTATGCTCGTGCTGAGAGGCAGCTGAAGCCAGCCAGAGTCTACGGCACTGGTGCTGTGG CCCTGTATGAGAAGGCCGACATCAAAGTGCCGGAGGAGAAGGCCACCAAGCATTTGCTCGTTGGTGTGACTTCTGACCGTGGACTCTGTGGTGCCATCCACTCTGGTGTGGCCAAGGTCATTAAGAGTGAGATCGCCACCCTGACCAGTGCTGGCAAGGAGGTCATGGTGATCAATGTGGGAGACAAGCTGAGAGGCCTGCTGCACAG AACTCATGGAAAGCACATCATATTGAACTGTAAGGACATCGGCCGCAAGCCCCCCAGCTTTGGCGATGCTTCAGTCGTCGCCACTGAGCTGCTCAACTCTGGATATGAATTTGACCAGGGCTCTGTTATCTTCAACAGATTCAG GTCTGTTATCTCATACAAGACGGACCACAAGCCTTTGTTTTCCACAGACACAATTGCTAACGCAG AGAGCATGGGTATCTATGATGACATTGATGCTGATGTGCTGAGGAACTACCAGGAGTTTGCTCTGGTCAACATCATCTACCTGGCCATGAAGGAGTCCTCCACCAGTGAGCAGAGTGCCAGGATGACCGCTATGGACAACGCCAGCAAGAATGCCT CTGACATTATTGAGAAGCTCACCCTCACTTTCAACCGTACCAGACAGGCCGTCATCACCAAGGAGCTCATTGAGATCATCTCTGGAGCTGCTGCTCT aTAA
- the atp5f1c gene encoding ATP synthase subunit gamma, mitochondrial isoform X1 encodes MFARTSALVFAPQCGQVRNMATLKDITLRLKSIKNIQKITKSMKMVAAAKYARAERQLKPARVYGTGAVALYEKADIKVPEEKATKHLLVGVTSDRGLCGAIHSGVAKVIKSEIATLTSAGKEVMVINVGDKLRGLLHRTHGKHIILNCKDIGRKPPSFGDASVVATELLNSGYEFDQGSVIFNRFRSVISYKTDHKPLFSTDTIANAESMGIYDDIDADVLRNYQEFALVNIIYLAMKESSTSEQSARMTAMDNASKNASDIIEKLTLTFNRTRQAVITKELIEIISGAAALN; translated from the exons ATGTTCGCCAGGACCAGCGCGTTGGTGTTCGCCCCACAATG TGGGCAGGTCAGGAACATGGCTACCCTGAAGGACA TCACCCTTCGGTTGAAGTCCATCAAGAACATCCAGAAAATCACCAAGTCCATGAAAATGGTGGCCGCTGCCAAGTATGCTCGTGCTGAGAGGCAGCTGAAGCCAGCCAGAGTCTACGGCACTGGTGCTGTGG CCCTGTATGAGAAGGCCGACATCAAAGTGCCGGAGGAGAAGGCCACCAAGCATTTGCTCGTTGGTGTGACTTCTGACCGTGGACTCTGTGGTGCCATCCACTCTGGTGTGGCCAAGGTCATTAAGAGTGAGATCGCCACCCTGACCAGTGCTGGCAAGGAGGTCATGGTGATCAATGTGGGAGACAAGCTGAGAGGCCTGCTGCACAG AACTCATGGAAAGCACATCATATTGAACTGTAAGGACATCGGCCGCAAGCCCCCCAGCTTTGGCGATGCTTCAGTCGTCGCCACTGAGCTGCTCAACTCTGGATATGAATTTGACCAGGGCTCTGTTATCTTCAACAGATTCAG GTCTGTTATCTCATACAAGACGGACCACAAGCCTTTGTTTTCCACAGACACAATTGCTAACGCAG AGAGCATGGGTATCTATGATGACATTGATGCTGATGTGCTGAGGAACTACCAGGAGTTTGCTCTGGTCAACATCATCTACCTGGCCATGAAGGAGTCCTCCACCAGTGAGCAGAGTGCCAGGATGACCGCTATGGACAACGCCAGCAAGAATGCCT CTGACATTATTGAGAAGCTCACCCTCACTTTCAACCGTACCAGACAGGCCGTCATCACCAAGGAGCTCATTGAGATCATCTCTGGAGCTGCTGCTCT GAACTGA
- the atp5f1c gene encoding ATP synthase subunit gamma, mitochondrial isoform X3, with product MFARTSALVFAPQCGQVRNMATLKDITLRLKSIKNIQKITKSMKMVAAAKYARAERQLKPARVYGTGAVALYEKADIKVPEEKATKHLLVGVTSDRGLCGAIHSGVAKVIKSEIATLTSAGKEVMVINVGDKLRGLLHRTHGKHIILNCKDIGRKPPSFGDASVVATELLNSGYEFDQGSVIFNRFRSVISYKTDHKPLFSTDTIANAESMGIYDDIDADVLRNYQEFALVNIIYLAMKESSTSEQSARMTAMDNASKNASDIIEKLTLTFNRTRQAVITKELIEIISGAAAL from the exons ATGTTCGCCAGGACCAGCGCGTTGGTGTTCGCCCCACAATG TGGGCAGGTCAGGAACATGGCTACCCTGAAGGACA TCACCCTTCGGTTGAAGTCCATCAAGAACATCCAGAAAATCACCAAGTCCATGAAAATGGTGGCCGCTGCCAAGTATGCTCGTGCTGAGAGGCAGCTGAAGCCAGCCAGAGTCTACGGCACTGGTGCTGTGG CCCTGTATGAGAAGGCCGACATCAAAGTGCCGGAGGAGAAGGCCACCAAGCATTTGCTCGTTGGTGTGACTTCTGACCGTGGACTCTGTGGTGCCATCCACTCTGGTGTGGCCAAGGTCATTAAGAGTGAGATCGCCACCCTGACCAGTGCTGGCAAGGAGGTCATGGTGATCAATGTGGGAGACAAGCTGAGAGGCCTGCTGCACAG AACTCATGGAAAGCACATCATATTGAACTGTAAGGACATCGGCCGCAAGCCCCCCAGCTTTGGCGATGCTTCAGTCGTCGCCACTGAGCTGCTCAACTCTGGATATGAATTTGACCAGGGCTCTGTTATCTTCAACAGATTCAG GTCTGTTATCTCATACAAGACGGACCACAAGCCTTTGTTTTCCACAGACACAATTGCTAACGCAG AGAGCATGGGTATCTATGATGACATTGATGCTGATGTGCTGAGGAACTACCAGGAGTTTGCTCTGGTCAACATCATCTACCTGGCCATGAAGGAGTCCTCCACCAGTGAGCAGAGTGCCAGGATGACCGCTATGGACAACGCCAGCAAGAATGCCT CTGACATTATTGAGAAGCTCACCCTCACTTTCAACCGTACCAGACAGGCCGTCATCACCAAGGAGCTCATTGAGATCATCTCTGGAGCTGCTGCTCTGTAa
- the kin gene encoding DNA/RNA-binding protein KIN17 isoform X2 yields the protein MGKADFLSPKAIANRIKSKGLQKLRWYCQMCQKQCRDENGFKCHCMSESHQRQLLLASEDPNKFMDYFSDEFKNDFLELLSRRFGTKRVHNNIVYNEYISHREHVHMNSTQWETLTDFTKWLGREGFCKVDETPKGWYVQYIDRDPETIRRQEEQARKKKQDLDDEERSARFIEEQVRRGRDGKEPEETPVFTELKRESEEEKVAFNLGASSSVAGPSKSSSVLGASALKAAAAAASSSSSSTKRKDTSSGLDSRAEKKKKSALEEIMEMEEKKKKQHQQSVRTDYWLQPNIVVKVITKRLGEKYHKKKAVVMEVRDKYGAVVKMIDSGDKLKLDQNHVETVIPAPASCYQTSCR from the exons ATGGGAAAAGCAGATTTTCTGTCCCCCAAGGCAATAGCCAACCGGATCAAATCCAAAGGTCTGCAGAAGTTGAGATGGTATTGTCAGATGTGTCAAAAACAATGCCGCGATGAG AACGGCTTCAAATGTCACTGCATGTCTGAGTCTCACCagaggcagctgctgctggccTCAGAAGACCCGAACAAGTTCATGGACTACTTCTCTGA TGAGTTCAAAAACGACTTCCTGGAGCTGCTCAGCAGACGTTTTG GGACCAAGCGAGTGCACAACAACATTGTCTACAATGAATACATCAGCCACAGAGAGCACGTCCACATGAACTCCACACAGTGGGAGACTCTCACTGACTTCACCAAGTGGCTGGGCAGAGAAG GTTTCTGTAAGGTTGACGAAACCCCTAAAGGCTGGTACGTCCAGTACATCGACCGTGACCCGGAGACAATCCGCCGCCAAGAGGAGCAGGCGAGGAAGAAGAAGCAGGACCTGGACGACGAGGAGAGGAGCGCCAGGTTCATCGAGGAGCAGGTCCGCAGAGGCCGGGACGGCAAGGAGCCAGAA GAAACTCCAGTTTTCACAGAGCTGAAACGtgagagtgaagaagaaaaag ttgCTTTCAATCTGGGCGCCTCTTCATCTGTAGCCGGTCCTTCCAAATCGAG CTCTGTACTGGGTGCTAGTGCtctcaaagcagcagcagcagcagcatcatcatcatcctcctcaaCCAAGAGGAAAGACACTTCCTCCGGTTTAGACTCCAGGgcggagaagaagaagaagtctgCTCTGGAGGAGATCATGGAG atggaggagaagaagaagaagcagcatcAGCAGTCAGTCAGAACAGATTACTGGCTGCAGCCCAACATTGTGGTCAAAGTTATCACCAAGAGACTGGGAGAGAAGTACCACAAGAAGAAGGCTGTCGTCATG GAGGTGCGGGACAAATATGGAGCAGTGGTGAAGATGATCGACTCCGGAGACAAACTGAAATTGGACCAGAATCATGTAGAGACGGTCATACCTGCACCAG CATCTTGTTATCAAACTTCCTGCAGGTAA
- the kin gene encoding DNA/RNA-binding protein KIN17 isoform X1, translating to MGKADFLSPKAIANRIKSKGLQKLRWYCQMCQKQCRDENGFKCHCMSESHQRQLLLASEDPNKFMDYFSDEFKNDFLELLSRRFGTKRVHNNIVYNEYISHREHVHMNSTQWETLTDFTKWLGREGFCKVDETPKGWYVQYIDRDPETIRRQEEQARKKKQDLDDEERSARFIEEQVRRGRDGKEPEETPVFTELKRESEEEKVAFNLGASSSVAGPSKSSSVLGASALKAAAAAASSSSSSTKRKDTSSGLDSRAEKKKKSALEEIMEMEEKKKKQHQQSVRTDYWLQPNIVVKVITKRLGEKYHKKKAVVMEVRDKYGAVVKMIDSGDKLKLDQNHVETVIPAPGKRVLILNGPYRDTEALLEGIDEKNFSATLTLDSGQQKGKRVDIAYEDFSKLA from the exons ATGGGAAAAGCAGATTTTCTGTCCCCCAAGGCAATAGCCAACCGGATCAAATCCAAAGGTCTGCAGAAGTTGAGATGGTATTGTCAGATGTGTCAAAAACAATGCCGCGATGAG AACGGCTTCAAATGTCACTGCATGTCTGAGTCTCACCagaggcagctgctgctggccTCAGAAGACCCGAACAAGTTCATGGACTACTTCTCTGA TGAGTTCAAAAACGACTTCCTGGAGCTGCTCAGCAGACGTTTTG GGACCAAGCGAGTGCACAACAACATTGTCTACAATGAATACATCAGCCACAGAGAGCACGTCCACATGAACTCCACACAGTGGGAGACTCTCACTGACTTCACCAAGTGGCTGGGCAGAGAAG GTTTCTGTAAGGTTGACGAAACCCCTAAAGGCTGGTACGTCCAGTACATCGACCGTGACCCGGAGACAATCCGCCGCCAAGAGGAGCAGGCGAGGAAGAAGAAGCAGGACCTGGACGACGAGGAGAGGAGCGCCAGGTTCATCGAGGAGCAGGTCCGCAGAGGCCGGGACGGCAAGGAGCCAGAA GAAACTCCAGTTTTCACAGAGCTGAAACGtgagagtgaagaagaaaaag ttgCTTTCAATCTGGGCGCCTCTTCATCTGTAGCCGGTCCTTCCAAATCGAG CTCTGTACTGGGTGCTAGTGCtctcaaagcagcagcagcagcagcatcatcatcatcctcctcaaCCAAGAGGAAAGACACTTCCTCCGGTTTAGACTCCAGGgcggagaagaagaagaagtctgCTCTGGAGGAGATCATGGAG atggaggagaagaagaagaagcagcatcAGCAGTCAGTCAGAACAGATTACTGGCTGCAGCCCAACATTGTGGTCAAAGTTATCACCAAGAGACTGGGAGAGAAGTACCACAAGAAGAAGGCTGTCGTCATG GAGGTGCGGGACAAATATGGAGCAGTGGTGAAGATGATCGACTCCGGAGACAAACTGAAATTGGACCAGAATCATGTAGAGACGGTCATACCTGCACCAG GTAAACGGGTTTTGATCCTGAACGGTCcgtacagagacacagaggctCTGCTGGAGGGAATAGACGAAAAAAATTTCAGCGCTACACTCACGCTCGACTCT GGTCAACAGAAGGGGAAGAGAGTGGACATCGCCTATGAGGATTTCTCAAAACTGGCCTGA